A DNA window from Altererythrobacter sp. B11 contains the following coding sequences:
- a CDS encoding tetratricopeptide repeat protein, whose product MFQGQRPDPEQAARAQSRGDWATAAELYEQLLVEQPDDPVLLGNHGQVLRKLGRDDEALVQYGRAIACPDAPAAVWFNYGNVLYDKGKWEKAQEAFGQALALEQENGPAIVPASIQLARCSVKQGEYEEARRLFSDVLRRDPGNFTAWLEAGNVCRHHGTLEEALDYYRRAAEAAPSRYGAHLSVARALEQVGRDDEAILAWLKALDCADAGNGGDIHHRLGLGRAERGEWHRAAEAFRHALSADPALHDARIDLADALMQMGAAEQAEPLFAQMEATELDEEDEIRLAGTLMKHNQFDRCDAIMRARIDKDPQNWRAYFNLGKVLIEGMRTEEAETCFAKVDDLAGDEAPDMRAMRGSIAGKRGDVDTARDIYSELGEEEGPESPFRGSAAMAALYSETMSAAEVKDFHRSLFAPLGEGARAASSFANDLSIDAGAADPAQRSRRLRVGYVTADMHGEHPVSLFMRPVLAQHDREAFEITVYSLSPLTDDMTRRARGRVDRWRDAAAISNTRLAQMIEDDGIDLLVDLVGHTGRNRAPLFGRRAAPVQAMFLGYPATTGIPNMDWLISDPVTSPAEHAHLYTERLEHVPGFVFCYSPEREFPFPAYGTEHLERPLTFGSFNNVSKLTPYTIRLWAKAIVATPGSRLVLKGPSFLDSVAVQRFGDMFVDAGVSADRLEFRGPSSLDEMMAEYADIDIALDCFPYNGGTTSCQALWMGAPVITLAGESFVQRMGAGLMTAIGRPEWVAQDEEAFVRIAVDLASDRAALLEEKRSLRQRLAASPAGDIGSYTRALEDAYRRMWNDFAANGR is encoded by the coding sequence ATGTTCCAGGGGCAGCGACCCGATCCGGAGCAGGCAGCGAGGGCCCAGTCGCGCGGCGACTGGGCCACCGCGGCCGAATTGTACGAACAACTGCTTGTCGAGCAGCCGGACGATCCCGTTCTGCTCGGCAATCACGGCCAAGTGTTGCGCAAGCTTGGCCGGGACGACGAGGCGCTGGTGCAATATGGACGGGCGATCGCCTGCCCGGATGCGCCGGCGGCCGTCTGGTTCAATTATGGCAATGTGCTCTACGACAAGGGCAAATGGGAGAAGGCGCAGGAAGCCTTCGGGCAGGCGCTGGCGCTCGAGCAAGAGAATGGCCCGGCGATCGTGCCGGCCAGCATCCAGCTGGCCCGCTGTTCGGTCAAACAGGGCGAGTATGAAGAAGCGCGGCGGCTGTTCAGCGATGTGCTGCGCCGCGATCCCGGTAACTTTACGGCGTGGCTGGAAGCGGGCAATGTCTGTCGCCACCATGGCACGCTGGAGGAAGCGCTCGACTATTATCGCCGGGCAGCCGAAGCTGCGCCCTCGCGCTACGGCGCGCATCTCAGCGTCGCCCGTGCGCTGGAACAGGTCGGGCGGGACGACGAGGCGATCTTGGCTTGGCTGAAGGCGCTGGACTGTGCCGACGCCGGCAACGGGGGTGATATTCACCATCGTCTCGGGCTTGGTCGCGCGGAGCGGGGCGAGTGGCACCGCGCGGCGGAAGCCTTCCGGCACGCGCTCAGCGCCGATCCGGCTCTGCACGATGCCCGCATCGACCTAGCGGACGCGCTCATGCAAATGGGCGCTGCCGAACAGGCAGAGCCGCTCTTCGCGCAGATGGAAGCGACAGAGCTGGACGAGGAGGACGAGATCAGGCTCGCCGGCACGCTGATGAAGCACAACCAGTTTGATCGCTGCGACGCGATCATGCGCGCCCGGATCGACAAGGATCCGCAGAACTGGCGCGCATATTTCAATCTTGGCAAGGTGCTCATCGAAGGGATGCGCACCGAGGAAGCCGAGACCTGCTTCGCCAAGGTGGACGATCTCGCCGGTGACGAGGCACCCGATATGCGTGCGATGCGCGGCTCCATCGCCGGCAAGCGCGGAGACGTGGACACCGCCCGCGACATCTACAGCGAGCTTGGCGAGGAAGAGGGGCCGGAATCCCCGTTCCGCGGCTCAGCGGCGATGGCGGCGCTGTATAGCGAGACGATGAGCGCCGCGGAGGTGAAGGACTTCCATCGATCGCTTTTTGCCCCGCTGGGGGAGGGGGCGCGCGCAGCCTCGTCCTTCGCCAACGATCTCTCGATCGATGCCGGTGCTGCTGACCCCGCCCAGCGCAGCCGGCGGCTGCGCGTCGGCTATGTCACCGCCGACATGCATGGCGAGCATCCGGTCAGCCTGTTCATGCGGCCGGTACTGGCCCAACATGACCGCGAGGCGTTCGAGATCACGGTCTACTCGCTCAGCCCGCTCACCGACGACATGACGCGCAGGGCGCGGGGCAGGGTGGATCGCTGGCGCGATGCGGCGGCGATCAGCAACACTCGCCTGGCGCAAATGATCGAGGATGACGGCATCGACCTGCTGGTGGATCTCGTCGGGCACACCGGTCGCAATCGCGCGCCGCTGTTCGGCCGCCGGGCTGCGCCGGTGCAGGCGATGTTCCTCGGCTATCCCGCCACCACGGGCATTCCCAACATGGATTGGCTGATCAGCGATCCGGTGACCTCGCCGGCGGAGCACGCGCATCTCTACACAGAGAGGCTGGAGCATGTGCCGGGTTTCGTGTTCTGCTATTCTCCCGAGCGAGAGTTTCCATTCCCGGCCTATGGCACCGAGCATCTCGAACGCCCGCTAACCTTCGGATCGTTCAACAATGTCTCGAAGCTGACGCCCTACACCATCCGGCTATGGGCGAAGGCCATTGTGGCGACCCCCGGCTCACGGCTGGTGCTCAAGGGGCCGAGCTTCCTCGATTCCGTGGCAGTGCAACGCTTCGGTGATATGTTCGTGGACGCGGGCGTCTCGGCCGACCGGCTCGAGTTTCGCGGTCCATCCAGTCTGGACGAGATGATGGCGGAATATGCCGACATCGACATCGCGCTCGACTGCTTCCCCTATAATGGCGGCACCACCAGCTGTCAGGCGCTGTGGATGGGCGCGCCCGTCATCACGCTCGCCGGCGAAAGCTTCGTGCAGCGCATGGGAGCGGGGCTCATGACTGCGATCGGTCGACCCGAGTGGGTTGCACAGGACGAGGAGGCCTTCGTGAGGATCGCTGTCGATCTCGCGTCCGACCGCGCCGCCCTTCTCGAGGAAAAGCGTTCGCTCCGCCAGCGCCTCGCAGCCTCTCCCGCCGGAGATATCGGTAGCTACACGCGTGCGCTGGAGGACGCCTATCGCCGCATGTGGAACGACTTCGCAGCCAACGGGCGATGA
- a CDS encoding c-type cytochrome gives MIAFRTIKYIAAALALVGVVGTAPAAAPTGKAAIAARQAGFKKMGEAVKAIKAELAKSPPSQRVLLDNAKVVSATLRMQGDLFPAGSGPSAGTPTDALAGIWSDRATFDALLADSKAEAAKLEAAIASGSVSASQAQFKATGQSCAACHRKFRAD, from the coding sequence ATGATCGCATTCCGCACCATCAAGTATATCGCCGCCGCCCTCGCTCTGGTCGGCGTGGTCGGCACCGCTCCGGCTGCCGCCCCCACCGGCAAGGCCGCAATTGCGGCGCGCCAGGCAGGCTTCAAGAAAATGGGCGAGGCGGTGAAGGCGATCAAAGCGGAACTGGCCAAGAGCCCACCCTCGCAGCGCGTCCTGTTGGACAATGCGAAGGTGGTCTCCGCCACGCTGCGCATGCAGGGCGACTTGTTCCCCGCCGGCTCTGGCCCGAGTGCCGGCACGCCTACGGATGCGCTGGCGGGCATCTGGTCCGACCGGGCAACGTTCGATGCCCTGCTCGCAGACAGCAAGGCCGAGGCGGCAAAGCTCGAGGCAGCAATCGCCAGCGGCAGCGTTTCGGCAAGCCAGGCGCAGTTCAAGGCGACCGGCCAGTCTTGCGCCGCTTGCCACCGCAAGTTTCGCGCCGATTGA
- a CDS encoding DUF1592 domain-containing protein, with the protein MSEARHKRRPALGSYALAAGLLAAGGSVLARAEDAPMRSEAVSAVPAPVQAAFEGGPPALLDEYCSRCHNDFDLKADFSVDDLRAADLQDGVHNAAWEKILRMVGEGQMPPVDKEQPDPATRAAFVNWLENSLDAYASANPDPGRATLRRLNRVEYANAVRDLLALDVDFSSDLPRDNSGFGFDNIADVLSVSPTLMDRYLAVAGKIGPMATGLAPARPFVTTYQVPKDGSVMNSGRPAYNERANQFLPLGSRGGGAFPYFAIFDGTYEISGWLNANTNNETDREREDRVSVRIPLKAGAHVIGMSFRRTLAPEETVQTLRNTTDYVPLPTDGPVMLPLDVSVDGKRVKTLSVPSYRMHPRYSQQNFPRDVLQIDIDGPYDASGVGQTASRARIFTCRPAKASQETGCARDILTGLARRAYRRPVGVADIAPLMGIYAQEHARSGFERGIEAAVEAILVSPQFLFVLESDPADAGPGSVSRINDFELATRLSLFLWSSIPDEELLDIAEAGRLRQPEVLDGQIDRMLADPRAEALTRNFAGQWLYLRNLDQQRPDVAVFPDFDNRLRAAMASETEMFFSYILRTNRSVLDFIASDYSFLNQQLAEHYGIPGVNGTAFRKVALKPEWNRGGLLGQASILTVTSYGNHTSVVKRGKWILDNLFAAPPPPPPPDVPALEAEHDGRKLSAREQLERHRTDPVCAACHVKMDPLGFALENYDAVGAYRTMDAGQLIDASAKMPNGTAFTGIQGLQSVLLDSKDEFTRAFTERLMTYALARGVVSQDMPAIRSVARTAAQDDYRIRSIIKGIVTSDPFTLRKTPEK; encoded by the coding sequence ATGAGTGAAGCACGGCACAAGCGGCGCCCGGCGCTCGGCAGCTATGCGCTGGCGGCGGGCCTGCTCGCCGCAGGCGGCTCGGTGCTGGCCCGCGCAGAGGACGCTCCCATGCGGTCGGAGGCGGTTTCCGCCGTCCCCGCACCTGTCCAGGCCGCTTTCGAGGGCGGCCCTCCGGCTCTGCTCGACGAATATTGCTCTCGCTGCCACAACGATTTCGATCTCAAGGCGGATTTCTCCGTTGACGATCTGCGTGCCGCCGACTTGCAGGATGGCGTGCACAACGCCGCCTGGGAAAAGATCCTGCGGATGGTCGGCGAAGGGCAGATGCCGCCCGTCGATAAGGAACAGCCCGATCCGGCAACGCGCGCTGCCTTCGTAAATTGGCTGGAAAATTCGCTGGATGCCTATGCCAGCGCCAATCCTGACCCAGGCCGCGCAACGCTGCGGCGGCTCAACCGCGTCGAATACGCCAATGCGGTGCGCGACCTGCTGGCGCTGGACGTCGATTTCAGCAGCGACTTGCCCCGGGACAACTCGGGTTTCGGCTTCGACAATATCGCGGACGTGCTCAGCGTCTCGCCCACGTTGATGGATCGCTATCTCGCCGTGGCAGGCAAGATCGGGCCGATGGCCACCGGCCTCGCGCCCGCTCGCCCCTTTGTCACCACCTATCAGGTGCCCAAGGATGGTTCGGTGATGAATTCAGGCCGCCCGGCCTATAACGAACGCGCCAACCAGTTCCTGCCTCTCGGGTCGCGCGGAGGCGGCGCCTTCCCCTATTTCGCGATCTTCGACGGCACATACGAAATCAGCGGCTGGCTCAACGCCAATACCAACAACGAAACCGATCGCGAGCGGGAAGACCGCGTTAGCGTGCGCATTCCGCTGAAGGCAGGGGCGCATGTCATCGGCATGTCATTCCGCCGTACCCTTGCGCCCGAAGAGACCGTTCAGACCCTGCGCAATACGACCGATTACGTGCCGCTGCCAACGGACGGCCCGGTGATGCTGCCGCTCGATGTCTCGGTCGACGGGAAACGGGTGAAAACGCTGTCCGTCCCATCTTACCGGATGCATCCCCGCTATTCGCAGCAGAACTTCCCGCGCGACGTGCTGCAGATCGACATAGATGGACCGTATGATGCGAGCGGCGTGGGGCAAACGGCCAGCCGTGCGCGCATCTTCACCTGCAGGCCTGCCAAGGCTTCACAGGAAACCGGTTGCGCGCGGGATATCCTCACCGGCCTGGCCCGCCGCGCCTATCGTCGCCCCGTCGGGGTGGCCGATATCGCCCCGCTGATGGGGATCTATGCTCAGGAGCATGCGCGATCGGGCTTCGAACGTGGGATCGAGGCGGCGGTTGAAGCGATCCTTGTCTCGCCACAATTCCTGTTCGTGCTCGAGAGTGATCCGGCCGACGCCGGACCCGGCTCCGTCAGCCGGATCAACGATTTCGAACTTGCAACGCGCCTTTCCCTGTTCCTGTGGAGCAGCATACCCGACGAAGAGTTGCTAGACATCGCGGAGGCGGGTCGGCTCCGTCAGCCAGAGGTGCTCGATGGTCAGATTGACCGCATGCTGGCCGATCCGCGTGCGGAAGCGCTGACCCGGAACTTCGCCGGCCAGTGGCTCTATCTACGGAATCTCGATCAGCAGCGCCCGGACGTCGCGGTTTTCCCCGATTTCGACAATCGTCTGCGCGCGGCCATGGCGAGCGAGACGGAGATGTTCTTCAGCTATATCCTGCGCACCAATCGCAGCGTGCTGGATTTCATCGCCTCCGATTACAGTTTCCTCAACCAGCAACTGGCCGAACATTACGGCATACCCGGCGTGAACGGCACCGCCTTTCGCAAGGTCGCGCTCAAGCCGGAGTGGAACCGCGGCGGGCTGCTGGGCCAGGCGAGTATCCTCACCGTCACCTCCTATGGCAATCACACCTCCGTGGTGAAACGCGGCAAGTGGATCCTCGACAATCTCTTCGCCGCACCGCCGCCCCCGCCGCCGCCCGACGTTCCCGCGCTGGAGGCAGAGCATGACGGCCGCAAGCTCAGCGCGCGCGAGCAGCTTGAACGGCACCGAACGGACCCGGTCTGCGCCGCCTGCCATGTAAAAATGGACCCCCTCGGCTTTGCCCTGGAGAATTACGACGCGGTGGGCGCTTACCGGACGATGGATGCCGGTCAGTTGATCGACGCCTCCGCAAAGATGCCCAACGGCACCGCCTTCACCGGTATCCAGGGTCTCCAGTCGGTGCTGCTCGACAGCAAGGACGAATTTACCCGCGCCTTCACCGAGCGGCTGATGACCTATGCATTGGCCCGCGGCGTGGTCTCGCAGGACATGCCGGCGATCCGCTCGGTTGCCCGCACAGCGGCGCAGGACGATTACCGAATCCGCTCGATCATCAAGGGCATCGTCACGAGCGATCCCTTCACCCTGCGAAAAACCCCAGAAAAGTGA
- a CDS encoding cytochrome b/b6 domain-containing protein: MRPQDPPADWDIVTRLFHWLLVALLAFSWWSGEQHEMEWHRYSGYGILFLIVFRIYWGFAGSRTARFGSFLRSPAAVGAYARALARGAPPASAGHNPLGGWSVIAMLAALFAMVGAGLFAVDVDGFESGPLADLVSFDQGRAAAEVHEVIFNGLLALVALHILAILFYLLRFRRNLVRPMIAGRAAGGSVSAGGLFLRLLAGIAAAGAITWIIVNAAQMLA; encoded by the coding sequence ATGAGGCCGCAGGATCCGCCAGCCGACTGGGATATCGTGACACGGCTGTTCCACTGGCTGCTGGTCGCCCTGCTTGCCTTCTCCTGGTGGAGCGGAGAGCAGCACGAGATGGAATGGCACCGCTATTCTGGCTACGGCATCCTGTTCCTGATCGTGTTTCGGATATATTGGGGATTTGCCGGCAGCCGCACCGCGCGCTTCGGCAGCTTCCTGCGTAGCCCGGCCGCGGTCGGCGCCTATGCTCGTGCACTAGCTCGCGGGGCACCGCCCGCCAGCGCGGGTCACAATCCGCTAGGCGGATGGAGCGTGATTGCCATGCTGGCGGCGCTGTTCGCGATGGTCGGCGCTGGTCTGTTCGCCGTGGATGTGGATGGTTTTGAATCCGGCCCGCTTGCCGATCTGGTCAGCTTCGATCAAGGCCGTGCAGCCGCCGAGGTGCATGAGGTAATCTTCAACGGCCTTCTAGCCCTCGTCGCACTACACATCCTGGCGATCCTGTTCTACCTGCTGCGCTTTCGCCGCAATCTCGTCCGCCCGATGATCGCCGGGCGCGCGGCCGGAGGCTCTGTCTCGGCAGGGGGGCTGTTTCTGCGCCTGCTCGCCGGGATCGCCGCAGCCGGCGCGATTACCTGGATCATCGTCAACGCCGCGCAGATGCTGGCATAG
- a CDS encoding DUF1552 domain-containing protein, translated as MRVLSQPLHRRTMLRGLGAAMALPFLEAMAPSARAADITARPKRLQIFYSPNGMMMQDFRPAAAGTELTLPSTLEPLAPFRKQLTVVTGLGHPQAAAMGDRPAGHGRSCPAFLTGVHVKQTEGPDIRCGISMDQVYANYLADGSDQATQLNSLELGIDQASLLGSCDINYSCAYTNGISWRNETVPLPVTANPRDVFERMFGAGFALDEKSRAARIERQASILDFVMEDTARLSGRLGADDRHKLDEYFEATRDVEKRIQRAAASGFQDAGDLQRPAGIPESFDEHAKLMIDLQVLAMQADITRVGSFMIGRELSNRTYPEIGVPDSHHMLSHHGNDPEKIAKLVRINRYHMEYFAYYLQKMAEAKDGEGSLLDRTLVIRGSAFGDPNDHDHMDLPIIVAGGLVPGNRHLQVEHGTTMSNLMLAGLHALDVPAQSFGDSTGPLTELFHA; from the coding sequence ATGAGAGTTCTCAGCCAGCCGCTCCATCGCCGTACCATGCTTCGCGGCCTCGGCGCCGCCATGGCGCTACCCTTCCTCGAAGCGATGGCGCCTTCCGCCCGGGCGGCCGACATCACCGCACGGCCCAAGCGCCTGCAGATATTCTATTCGCCCAACGGCATGATGATGCAGGATTTCCGCCCCGCCGCAGCGGGCACGGAGCTGACGCTGCCCAGCACGCTCGAACCGCTCGCGCCGTTCCGCAAGCAGCTCACCGTGGTGACCGGCCTCGGCCATCCGCAGGCCGCCGCGATGGGTGACCGGCCGGCTGGGCATGGCCGGTCCTGCCCCGCCTTCCTCACCGGCGTGCATGTCAAGCAGACCGAGGGGCCCGACATTCGTTGCGGCATCTCGATGGATCAGGTCTATGCTAATTATCTGGCCGACGGCTCGGACCAGGCGACGCAGCTCAATTCGCTCGAACTCGGCATCGATCAGGCCAGTTTGCTCGGCAGCTGCGATATCAACTACAGCTGCGCCTATACCAACGGCATTTCCTGGCGGAACGAGACGGTTCCCCTGCCCGTAACCGCCAATCCGCGCGACGTGTTCGAACGGATGTTCGGCGCCGGCTTCGCGCTCGACGAGAAGAGCCGCGCGGCCCGGATAGAGCGTCAGGCATCCATTCTCGATTTCGTCATGGAGGACACCGCCCGCCTGTCAGGCCGGCTTGGTGCGGACGATCGCCACAAGCTCGACGAGTATTTCGAAGCGACCCGCGATGTGGAGAAGCGCATCCAGCGCGCCGCCGCTTCGGGTTTCCAGGATGCCGGCGACCTGCAACGGCCTGCGGGCATTCCGGAATCCTTCGATGAACATGCCAAGTTGATGATCGACCTGCAGGTGCTGGCGATGCAGGCAGACATCACCCGCGTGGGCAGCTTCATGATCGGGCGCGAACTGTCCAACCGCACCTATCCGGAGATCGGCGTGCCCGATTCCCACCACATGCTCAGCCATCACGGCAATGATCCGGAGAAGATCGCCAAGCTGGTGCGGATCAACCGCTATCACATGGAATATTTCGCGTATTATCTGCAAAAGATGGCGGAGGCGAAGGATGGCGAAGGCTCGCTGCTGGACCGCACGCTGGTGATCCGCGGCTCCGCCTTCGGCGATCCCAACGATCACGACCATATGGACCTGCCGATCATCGTCGCGGGCGGCCTTGTTCCGGGCAACCGTCATCTGCAAGTCGAACACGGCACGACCATGTCCAACCTGATGCTGGCCGGGCTGCACGCGCTCGACGTGCCTGCGCAGAGCTTCGGCGACAGCACCGGACCGCTGACGGAGCTGTTCCATGCCTGA
- a CDS encoding ankyrin repeat domain-containing protein — translation MPERFGWLLAAFALAGAPLAPALAAGEDSPLGRAILANDVAGAAALLADGADPDEALDFGATPLSWAVNTQNPAMVHALLQAGAKAATADIDGVTPLSLACELGGEDIVAQLIAAGADLRAARPDGTSTLAICARFGPPEAVKAILDAGIPADAADSRGQTPLMWAASAGRTEAMELLLKAGADADRVTQGDFTPLFFAIKSGSVPATRLLLQAGARPDHLGPEDTTAAQLALYQKNYDAAALMLPFGVDLAAHDRNGNQPLHVAAMGGDPALIEALLAAGANPDGLTGPSRITWVTEANFGQPPPPVPPTTPLMKAAESGQVAAMKLLVEAGADPHFVSANGTGVVLAAATSESAETLAYALDLAPDPNVADADGSTAMHLLVGTGNVRPGLAPMLRVLAAHGARTDLPNKRGITAAQMADGGLTEIGAIFRSIFPAEPEFPLAEAASARSVQ, via the coding sequence ATGCCTGAGCGCTTCGGGTGGCTGCTCGCTGCGTTCGCGCTAGCGGGGGCACCGCTCGCCCCGGCGCTGGCGGCGGGCGAGGACAGCCCGCTCGGTCGTGCGATCCTGGCCAATGACGTGGCGGGCGCGGCGGCCCTGCTCGCCGACGGCGCCGATCCGGACGAGGCGCTCGATTTCGGCGCCACGCCGCTCAGCTGGGCGGTCAATACGCAGAACCCGGCCATGGTTCATGCACTGCTCCAGGCCGGAGCGAAGGCAGCGACCGCCGATATTGACGGCGTGACCCCACTCTCCCTCGCCTGCGAACTCGGCGGGGAGGATATTGTCGCGCAATTGATCGCCGCCGGTGCCGACCTGCGTGCCGCGCGTCCCGATGGGACCAGCACGCTGGCGATCTGCGCGCGCTTCGGGCCACCGGAAGCGGTCAAGGCCATTCTTGACGCCGGCATCCCCGCCGACGCCGCAGACAGCCGCGGGCAGACCCCGCTAATGTGGGCCGCCTCTGCGGGGCGGACCGAGGCGATGGAATTGCTGCTCAAAGCCGGCGCAGATGCCGATCGCGTTACGCAGGGCGACTTCACTCCGCTGTTCTTCGCTATCAAGAGCGGCTCGGTCCCCGCCACCCGCCTGCTGCTGCAGGCCGGCGCACGGCCCGACCATCTCGGCCCGGAGGATACGACGGCAGCACAGCTCGCGCTCTACCAGAAGAACTACGACGCAGCCGCGCTGATGCTGCCCTTCGGCGTCGACCTGGCCGCGCATGACCGCAACGGCAACCAGCCGCTCCATGTCGCGGCGATGGGCGGCGATCCAGCACTGATCGAGGCGCTCCTGGCAGCCGGAGCCAATCCCGACGGGCTCACCGGCCCTTCGCGCATCACCTGGGTAACGGAGGCCAATTTCGGACAGCCACCGCCGCCCGTTCCGCCCACCACGCCACTGATGAAAGCAGCAGAGAGTGGACAGGTGGCAGCGATGAAACTGTTGGTCGAAGCTGGAGCCGATCCGCATTTCGTTTCCGCGAACGGCACCGGCGTGGTGCTCGCCGCAGCGACGAGCGAAAGCGCGGAGACGCTGGCCTACGCGCTGGATCTCGCGCCCGATCCGAACGTCGCCGATGCCGATGGCTCCACCGCGATGCATCTGCTGGTTGGCACCGGCAACGTGCGCCCCGGCCTGGCGCCGATGCTGCGCGTGCTGGCTGCGCACGGAGCACGTACCGACCTTCCCAACAAGCGCGGCATCACCGCCGCGCAGATGGCCGATGGCGGCCTGACGGAGATCGGCGCGATCTTCCGCAGCATCTTCCCTGCAGAGCCGGAATTCCCGCTCGCCGAAGCCGCCTCTGCCCGCAGCGTCCAGTGA